From the Lysobacterales bacterium genome, one window contains:
- a CDS encoding DUF1579 domain-containing protein: protein MNRRLAIRCLPLVLAVALPAWAGDAAPKMSPEEQAMMEAFQKAGTPGPQHERMAKQAGNYDITVKSWQAPGAPPTVDQGKVTRRMLLGGRVMIEESEATMGGQPFTGMGLSGFDNVSGKHWSTWNDSMGTGLMVAEGDCDDRGTCTFHGSWNDPITKGKTHARMTTIWTDANTEVFAMFTPGPDGKDMQMMEITYTRKP, encoded by the coding sequence ATGAATCGCAGGCTCGCTATCCGCTGTCTCCCGCTCGTACTGGCCGTCGCGTTGCCTGCCTGGGCTGGCGACGCGGCGCCGAAGATGTCGCCCGAGGAACAGGCGATGATGGAGGCCTTCCAGAAGGCCGGCACGCCCGGCCCGCAGCACGAACGCATGGCCAAGCAGGCCGGGAACTACGACATCACGGTCAAGAGTTGGCAGGCGCCCGGCGCACCTCCGACCGTCGATCAGGGCAAGGTGACGCGACGCATGCTGCTGGGTGGTCGCGTGATGATCGAGGAATCGGAGGCCACCATGGGCGGCCAGCCCTTCACCGGCATGGGCCTCAGCGGCTTCGACAACGTCAGCGGCAAACACTGGTCGACCTGGAACGACAGCATGGGCACCGGCCTCATGGTCGCCGAGGGCGACTGCGATGATCGCGGTACCTGCACCTTCCACGGCAGCTGGAACGACCCGATCACGAAGGGCAAGACCCACGCCCGCATGACCACGATCTGGACCGATGCGAACACCGAGGTCTTCGCGATGTTCACGCCTGGCCCGGACGGCAAGGACATGCAGATGATGGAAATCACTTACACGCGCAAGCCTTAG
- a CDS encoding FG-GAP repeat protein has product MKQQTMSFWMASGLALAAGPSWAVCSDDGDAAFWCADLSAGPADVDPNSRLGSSFSSGDYNGDGFVDLAIGRPGGGNGDMGEVVVLLGTDDLPDGGLPRDVLGFGIIPDNDTLGVPPAMGASLATTDLDRDGIDDLIVGMPGKDTPFDFAGCGSIGTPCLDTGIVAGYFGTDFSEVILSSSALNYRNSVGCGVNGDADDNYFGASVVANRNGDIYAGAPGIGLNLDETAGYVSGFRSLFVSGQDCIAGYRPATLFGDVNRTARVGASIAAINKGNGNGATVVFGAPNTDNGSLGELGVVLAQYASNTTTNPPASVFVQEAHWPPAGNGQGDHFGAAVATGDFDGDGDDDAVVSAPDKDVSGNNDAGRLYLLRNDPDQIRPVTTGGFLHQNSVAGCGAPEAGDRFGAALAAGYINADRFEDLVIGVPGEEAGGQTDEGIVSIIYGSASGLTSSSTCEFFREADVGGASVANANFGSVLHVADFDRDGLDDIVIGIPNRTVGGQSNAGKVYIRRTSGASGMDVRINTTAFSNTAQTPVQSGSSQATVVNTGTLLTGPVEHSESMVVELDVSANGSLSNPSGASIWRCTDMVIPDFPADRPGKRCTLPDTTLLGETTPSIGFRVNLKPGQSNGEVQWSARIRGDATDTNGSNNQSSGSIFFVVSDTLFMNSFE; this is encoded by the coding sequence ATGAAGCAGCAGACGATGTCGTTCTGGATGGCAAGCGGACTGGCCTTGGCCGCCGGCCCGAGCTGGGCCGTGTGCAGCGATGACGGCGATGCCGCGTTCTGGTGTGCCGACCTGAGTGCGGGTCCGGCCGACGTGGACCCGAATTCCCGCCTTGGTTCGTCGTTCTCCAGCGGCGACTACAACGGCGACGGCTTCGTCGATCTGGCCATCGGCCGTCCGGGCGGTGGAAACGGCGACATGGGTGAAGTCGTGGTGCTGCTCGGCACCGATGATTTGCCGGATGGCGGGCTGCCACGCGACGTCCTCGGCTTCGGGATCATTCCCGACAACGACACGCTCGGCGTTCCGCCGGCCATGGGTGCAAGTCTGGCGACGACCGATCTCGATCGCGACGGCATCGACGACCTGATCGTCGGCATGCCGGGCAAAGACACGCCCTTCGATTTCGCCGGCTGCGGCAGCATCGGCACGCCGTGCCTCGATACCGGCATTGTCGCCGGCTATTTCGGCACCGATTTTTCCGAGGTGATCCTCAGTTCGAGTGCGCTGAACTACAGGAATTCGGTGGGCTGCGGCGTCAATGGCGATGCCGACGACAACTACTTCGGCGCCAGCGTCGTGGCCAATCGCAACGGCGACATCTACGCCGGCGCGCCGGGCATCGGCTTGAATCTCGACGAGACCGCGGGTTATGTCAGCGGGTTCCGGAGCCTTTTCGTTTCCGGCCAGGATTGCATCGCCGGATACCGGCCCGCGACGCTATTCGGCGACGTCAACCGCACCGCGCGCGTCGGCGCGTCGATTGCGGCCATCAACAAGGGCAACGGCAACGGCGCCACCGTCGTATTCGGTGCGCCGAATACCGACAATGGCTCGCTGGGCGAACTCGGCGTCGTGCTGGCCCAATATGCATCGAACACGACGACCAACCCGCCGGCCTCGGTATTCGTGCAGGAAGCTCACTGGCCGCCGGCGGGGAACGGCCAGGGCGACCACTTCGGCGCGGCCGTGGCCACCGGCGACTTCGATGGCGATGGCGACGATGATGCCGTGGTCTCGGCGCCTGACAAGGACGTGTCCGGCAACAACGACGCCGGTCGCCTGTACCTGTTGCGCAACGACCCGGACCAGATCCGTCCGGTCACGACGGGCGGTTTCCTGCACCAGAATTCCGTCGCCGGTTGCGGTGCACCCGAGGCCGGCGACCGCTTCGGTGCCGCGCTCGCGGCCGGCTACATCAACGCCGACCGCTTCGAAGACCTCGTCATCGGCGTGCCGGGCGAAGAGGCCGGCGGGCAGACCGACGAGGGCATCGTCAGCATCATCTACGGCAGCGCGAGCGGCTTGACCTCGAGTTCGACCTGCGAATTCTTCCGCGAAGCCGATGTCGGCGGTGCCTCGGTGGCGAATGCAAACTTCGGCTCGGTGCTGCATGTCGCCGACTTCGACCGCGATGGTCTCGACGACATCGTCATCGGCATTCCCAATCGCACCGTCGGCGGCCAGAGCAATGCCGGCAAGGTCTACATCCGCCGTACCAGCGGAGCCTCGGGCATGGACGTGCGTATCAACACCACGGCATTTTCGAACACCGCGCAGACGCCGGTTCAGAGCGGTTCGTCGCAGGCGACGGTGGTGAACACCGGCACCCTGCTGACCGGGCCGGTCGAGCATTCCGAGTCGATGGTGGTGGAACTCGACGTCAGTGCGAACGGTTCGCTCAGCAATCCGAGCGGGGCCTCGATCTGGCGATGCACAGACATGGTGATTCCGGATTTTCCGGCCGATCGTCCGGGCAAGCGTTGCACGCTGCCGGACACGACCTTGCTCGGCGAGACCACGCCGTCGATCGGCTTTCGCGTCAACCTGAAACCCGGCCAGTCGAACGGGGAAGTGCAGTGGTCGGCGCGCATCCGTGGCGACGCCACCGACACCAACGGGAGCAACAATCAGAGCAGCGGCTCGATCTTCTTCGTCGTCTCCGACACGCTGTTCATGAACAGCTTCGAATAA
- a CDS encoding glycosyltransferase, translated as MPSSIAATQDAHKSCKGLARLATMSEAAIRIDVCICAFARRAGLRHCLQSLAAQVDAPAFRVLIADNHAQLVVPDWIDADSGTWPFELRVLHAPQANIAVARNALLEAASAEWIAFIDDDEVAAPDWLANLFTARDACDVVFGPVQARYPAAAPEWLRRGDFLSKRPARRARGYDTGHSANVLIRRECIGALRFEVELGRTGGEDTLFFASMHDAGARLLFRDRAVVFEPADPARSGFATLMARSVASGHAHARVQRMRGQGRAYIAIGAAAKCVASLCFVVLQAMSAVGWRRQCLRAALHFGVAAHALGALPPTLYGDATVRVDA; from the coding sequence ATGCCGTCTAGCATCGCCGCCACGCAGGACGCGCACAAGTCGTGCAAGGGGCTGGCTAGACTTGCGACCATGAGCGAGGCGGCCATCCGGATCGACGTATGCATCTGTGCTTTCGCGCGCAGAGCGGGACTGCGTCATTGCCTGCAATCGCTGGCGGCCCAGGTCGATGCACCGGCGTTTCGCGTCCTCATTGCCGACAACCATGCGCAGCTGGTCGTGCCGGACTGGATCGACGCGGACAGCGGCACCTGGCCATTCGAATTGCGTGTCCTGCACGCGCCGCAGGCGAACATCGCGGTCGCGCGAAATGCCTTGCTGGAGGCCGCCTCGGCCGAGTGGATCGCGTTCATCGATGATGACGAGGTCGCGGCACCGGATTGGCTGGCCAATCTGTTCACCGCGCGCGACGCCTGCGACGTCGTGTTCGGTCCGGTGCAGGCGCGGTATCCGGCTGCGGCACCGGAGTGGCTGCGCCGCGGAGACTTCCTGTCAAAGCGGCCGGCGCGGCGCGCGCGAGGATACGACACCGGTCATAGCGCGAACGTGCTGATCCGCCGCGAGTGCATCGGCGCGCTGCGGTTCGAGGTCGAACTCGGCAGGACCGGCGGCGAGGACACGCTGTTCTTCGCGAGCATGCATGACGCCGGGGCACGGCTGCTGTTTCGCGACCGCGCCGTGGTCTTCGAACCTGCCGATCCGGCGCGCAGCGGCTTTGCCACGTTGATGGCGCGCAGCGTCGCGTCCGGCCACGCCCATGCCCGCGTGCAGCGGATGCGCGGACAGGGTCGCGCGTACATCGCGATCGGGGCTGCCGCGAAATGCGTGGCCAGTCTCTGCTTCGTCGTGTTGCAGGCGATGTCGGCGGTCGGCTGGCGCCGGCAATGCCTGCGTGCCGCATTGCACTTCGGTGTCGCGGCTCACGCCCTCGGAGCTTTGCCGCCGACGCTTTACGGCGATGCGACGGTCCGCGTCGACGCGTGA
- a CDS encoding DUF3228 family protein, giving the protein MSIVLTDFARPRLFPREPRRNTIQDITADEFERYLNDQAPLKVLDGYAPFCKLHVHRNWTSTRCLTVPITEGNRHLLRSDYEARHSAELPVLVRWFEGIEPPVADYLVVILYDRAQMAKEGTPIEADWGVVGCMYTSEPDEIPMAPITMLRNALGVDEGGSGVPIDRAAYARSVEFWRTHANWR; this is encoded by the coding sequence ATGAGCATCGTCCTCACCGATTTCGCGCGCCCGCGCCTGTTTCCGCGCGAGCCGCGGCGCAACACCATCCAGGACATCACGGCGGACGAATTCGAGCGTTACCTCAACGATCAAGCGCCACTGAAGGTGCTTGATGGCTACGCACCGTTCTGCAAGCTGCACGTGCATCGCAACTGGACCTCGACGCGCTGCCTGACGGTGCCGATCACGGAGGGCAACCGTCACTTGCTGCGTTCCGACTACGAAGCGCGCCACAGCGCCGAGCTGCCGGTGCTGGTGCGCTGGTTCGAAGGCATCGAGCCGCCCGTCGCGGACTATCTCGTCGTGATCCTGTACGACCGTGCGCAGATGGCGAAGGAGGGCACGCCGATCGAGGCCGACTGGGGCGTTGTCGGCTGCATGTACACGAGCGAACCGGACGAAATCCCGATGGCGCCGATCACGATGCTGCGCAATGCGCTCGGGGTCGATGAGGGCGGCTCGGGTGTGCCCATCGATCGTGCCGCGTACGCACGCAGCGTCGAATTCTGGCGCACGCACGCCAACTGGCGTTGA
- a CDS encoding PspA/IM30 family protein, producing the protein MFQRLINVFKGFFAMFVKDVEKRNPEALLELEQENLRKQIAQYNQGLAGHAGLAERLMSQVRKLESEESELRAKTTAHLRAGNKQAAGQYALRLQTVTRELEENRKQLEAAEGTYRDLIKARDVAVNAARAKIESLKGAINDMKMKKAMAEMNEMAAGMIGSIGGSGDTLNRLHDMVEEERTKAAGRARVAKDAIDMTDVNIKETEMNALADQALADFAAAQGLSLGDESTPAATSRSMGGATEKPAESQQG; encoded by the coding sequence ATGTTCCAGCGCCTCATCAACGTGTTCAAGGGGTTCTTCGCGATGTTCGTGAAGGATGTCGAGAAACGCAATCCGGAGGCCTTGCTGGAACTGGAGCAGGAAAACCTGCGCAAGCAAATCGCCCAGTACAACCAGGGGCTCGCCGGACACGCCGGACTCGCCGAGCGACTGATGAGCCAGGTGCGCAAGCTCGAGTCCGAAGAATCCGAACTGCGCGCCAAGACCACGGCGCACTTGCGCGCCGGCAACAAGCAGGCCGCGGGCCAGTACGCGTTGCGCCTGCAGACGGTGACGCGCGAACTGGAAGAAAACCGCAAGCAGCTCGAAGCCGCCGAAGGCACCTATCGCGACCTGATCAAGGCCCGTGATGTGGCCGTGAATGCCGCGCGCGCCAAGATCGAGAGCCTGAAGGGCGCGATCAACGACATGAAGATGAAGAAGGCCATGGCCGAAATGAACGAGATGGCTGCGGGCATGATCGGCTCCATCGGCGGATCCGGCGATACCCTGAATCGGCTGCACGACATGGTCGAAGAGGAGCGCACCAAGGCCGCCGGGCGCGCCCGCGTCGCCAAGGACGCCATCGACATGACCGACGTAAACATCAAGGAGACCGAGATGAATGCGTTGGCCGACCAGGCCCTCGCCGACTTCGCGGCCGCGCAGGGCCTGTCGCTCGGCGACGAATCGACACCGGCCGCGACGTCGCGGAGCATGGGTGGCGCGACCGAAAAGCCGGCCGAATCGCAGCAGGGTTGA
- a CDS encoding OmpA family protein — protein sequence MTLRSSRFLMRGNSAGTALTVLLIIALIGMGAWLMLRDKHAADATDAPATTQTETPGSNPAQPVVNGDAPVPIEPVDGLPTLDAAAAYQPAGNIVDVDISEYAGYAGLVVANGGLDPNPDSFFAKNYGFQVRLTLSEEESWSKLNNGKVAASVTTADVLAALGRQFEVTVPAQIGFSRGADMVVVDTGITSINQLKGKVLAASQFNESEFFIRYLASEANVPVVVLRDLDARPNPDQLGLVFYEDNDVACDAYEHELGSTFRLNGCIGWSPRTDEVIEASAGKAKMLVSNRNLLIIADLLVVNKGFAAAHPDWVKGLVHGLLDGNRRVRDEPEAQVATIAKAFKWSDADTRDELSKVHLSNLPENQAFFAGTIDSAGSFNGIFQSSVLAYGKLIKNPADPARFIDAKQLDALKGKAEFAKQTIAIAPIKTRDGASLEGDALLSKDIRFFFEPNSATLDRDAEENLKYLDSIKNFLQVSPGSIVVLRGHVDNARVGEFEREGGQALVRSMALKAMELSRQRSQAVRDALLKKHPGLAADRIEVVGRGWEEPAGADSDLNRRVEVQWFTLE from the coding sequence ATGACCCTACGCTCATCCAGATTCCTGATGCGGGGCAATTCCGCCGGCACGGCACTCACCGTTTTGCTGATCATCGCGCTGATCGGCATGGGCGCATGGCTGATGCTGCGTGACAAGCACGCCGCCGATGCGACCGATGCGCCGGCCACGACGCAGACCGAGACGCCGGGTAGCAATCCGGCACAGCCGGTCGTCAATGGCGATGCACCGGTGCCGATCGAACCGGTCGACGGCCTGCCGACGCTGGATGCCGCCGCGGCCTATCAGCCGGCCGGCAACATCGTCGACGTCGACATCAGCGAGTACGCCGGATACGCCGGCCTGGTCGTCGCCAATGGCGGACTCGATCCGAATCCGGATTCGTTCTTCGCGAAGAACTACGGTTTCCAGGTGCGCCTGACGCTGAGCGAGGAAGAGAGCTGGTCCAAGCTCAACAACGGCAAGGTCGCGGCGAGCGTGACGACCGCGGACGTGCTGGCCGCGCTCGGCCGCCAGTTCGAAGTGACGGTGCCGGCGCAGATCGGTTTCTCGCGTGGTGCCGACATGGTCGTCGTCGATACCGGCATCACCAGCATCAACCAACTCAAGGGCAAGGTGCTGGCGGCATCGCAGTTCAACGAGAGCGAATTCTTCATCCGCTACCTCGCGTCGGAGGCGAACGTGCCGGTGGTGGTGCTGCGCGATCTCGATGCACGTCCGAACCCGGACCAGCTCGGACTGGTGTTCTACGAAGACAACGATGTCGCCTGCGACGCCTACGAGCATGAGTTGGGTTCGACCTTTCGCTTGAACGGCTGCATCGGCTGGTCGCCCCGCACCGACGAGGTCATCGAGGCGTCGGCCGGCAAGGCCAAGATGCTGGTCTCGAACCGCAACTTGTTGATCATCGCCGACCTGCTGGTCGTGAACAAAGGCTTTGCCGCCGCGCATCCGGATTGGGTGAAAGGACTGGTCCACGGCCTGCTCGACGGCAATCGCCGCGTCCGCGACGAGCCCGAGGCGCAGGTCGCGACCATCGCCAAGGCCTTCAAGTGGAGCGATGCCGACACCCGTGACGAACTCTCGAAAGTGCACCTCTCGAACCTGCCCGAGAACCAGGCGTTCTTCGCCGGCACCATCGATTCCGCCGGTTCGTTCAACGGCATTTTCCAGTCCTCGGTGCTGGCCTACGGCAAGCTGATCAAGAACCCGGCCGATCCGGCGCGCTTCATCGATGCGAAGCAGCTTGATGCGCTCAAGGGCAAGGCCGAATTCGCGAAACAGACGATCGCGATCGCGCCGATCAAGACCCGCGATGGCGCATCGCTGGAAGGCGATGCGCTGCTGAGCAAGGACATCCGCTTCTTCTTCGAACCGAACTCGGCCACGCTCGACCGCGATGCCGAAGAGAACCTGAAATACCTCGATTCGATCAAGAACTTCCTGCAGGTCAGTCCCGGCTCGATCGTCGTGTTGCGCGGCCACGTCGACAACGCCCGGGTCGGCGAATTCGAACGTGAAGGCGGTCAGGCCCTGGTGCGGAGCATGGCCCTGAAGGCGATGGAATTGTCGCGTCAGCGTTCGCAGGCGGTGCGCGATGCGCTGCTCAAGAAGCACCCGGGGCTCGCGGCCGACCGCATCGAAGTGGTGGGTCGCGGCTGGGAGGAACCCGCCGGCGCCGACAGCGACCTCAATCGCCGCGTCGAAGTGCAGTGGTTCACCCTGGAGTGA
- a CDS encoding type II toxin-antitoxin system VapC family toxin, with the protein MILFDTNVVSELMRPRPDPGVLAWMDTQEMSAVWLCSINVLEIELGIELVETTERRLRLRQLWLQLLEQDFGRRALQFDGTAATHTASLLALKRKQGRTIELRDAMIAGIAQQHGCPLATRNVRHFEDCGVALINPWAP; encoded by the coding sequence ATGATCCTGTTCGACACCAATGTCGTGTCCGAACTGATGCGCCCACGACCGGATCCCGGCGTATTGGCGTGGATGGACACGCAGGAGATGTCCGCCGTCTGGTTGTGTTCGATCAACGTGCTGGAAATCGAACTCGGCATCGAACTCGTCGAGACGACGGAACGGCGACTGCGACTCCGCCAACTGTGGTTGCAACTGCTCGAACAGGACTTCGGTCGTCGCGCGCTCCAGTTCGACGGCACCGCCGCGACACATACCGCGTCTTTGCTTGCACTCAAGCGCAAACAGGGGCGGACGATTGAACTGCGCGACGCGATGATCGCCGGCATCGCGCAACAACATGGCTGCCCGCTCGCAACGCGCAACGTTCGGCATTTCGAGGATTGCGGCGTCGCGCTGATCAATCCATGGGCGCCCTGA
- a CDS encoding AAA family ATPase, with protein sequence MPIEGDSPAWARELALAYESGAQGQFVLFGNVADRFPSRGRFVSLTAFLDAQLLSGFELVFLYDPGNGLSVPRASDTFQKWPGAQLLGANTREPRAAVELITRYLRYRANLSAMGRDKVEHIACILRGADQILPANRQGEFDTASLASLVRDWAAEPPFTELPFASFLIADNLNDLHPLIATNPRVARVRVPLPDVAVIEQALAQLRVDHRKAFADDDGTKAAPLLAGVTVTALNALVKLREHEAKPLGQSDWVAAKKQMVEADSAGLIEFIESKKTLAHYHAQDALKTWLRQDIALWQANDLRAMPMGYLFCGPVGTGKTYLVECLAGEAGVPVVKLKNFRDRWVGSSEGNLEKIFRLIRALGRCIVFIDEADQSLGKRDSGSGDSGLSGRLYSMIAQEMSDASNRGRVVWILATSRPDLIEVDLKRPGRIDVKVPLLPTTTQTESAALLNALLKRLDIAIDAADMAKLELPLLLTPGAAEALSVKVYRRVRTANETPASALAACLDGYQPPVAADVLEFQMRIAIREATDTQFVPPALRSLAQGGDA encoded by the coding sequence ATGCCGATCGAGGGCGATTCGCCCGCCTGGGCCCGTGAACTCGCCCTTGCCTATGAAAGTGGTGCGCAGGGCCAGTTCGTGCTGTTCGGCAATGTCGCCGACCGCTTCCCGAGTCGCGGCCGCTTCGTATCGCTGACCGCTTTCCTCGACGCGCAGCTGCTGTCCGGCTTCGAACTGGTGTTCCTGTACGACCCCGGCAATGGCCTCAGCGTGCCGCGCGCCAGCGACACCTTCCAGAAATGGCCGGGCGCGCAACTGCTCGGCGCGAACACGCGCGAGCCGCGCGCGGCGGTCGAACTGATCACCCGCTACCTGCGATATCGCGCCAACCTCAGCGCGATGGGCCGCGACAAGGTCGAACACATCGCCTGCATCCTGCGCGGCGCCGACCAGATCCTGCCGGCCAACCGCCAAGGCGAATTCGACACCGCCAGCCTCGCCAGCCTGGTCCGTGACTGGGCTGCGGAACCGCCGTTCACGGAACTGCCGTTTGCGAGTTTCCTGATCGCCGACAATTTGAACGATCTGCATCCGCTGATCGCGACGAATCCGCGGGTGGCCCGCGTGCGCGTGCCCCTGCCGGATGTCGCGGTGATCGAACAGGCGCTGGCGCAACTGCGCGTCGATCATCGCAAGGCCTTTGCCGACGACGACGGCACGAAGGCGGCGCCGTTGCTGGCGGGCGTTACCGTCACCGCGTTGAATGCCCTGGTCAAGCTGCGCGAGCACGAAGCCAAGCCGCTGGGCCAGTCCGACTGGGTGGCCGCGAAGAAGCAGATGGTCGAGGCCGATTCCGCCGGACTGATCGAATTCATCGAATCGAAGAAGACGCTGGCGCATTACCACGCTCAGGACGCATTGAAGACCTGGCTGCGACAGGACATCGCGCTATGGCAGGCGAATGACTTGCGCGCGATGCCGATGGGCTATCTGTTCTGCGGTCCGGTCGGTACCGGCAAGACCTACCTGGTCGAATGCCTCGCCGGCGAGGCCGGCGTGCCGGTGGTGAAGCTCAAGAATTTCCGCGATCGCTGGGTCGGTTCCAGCGAAGGCAACCTCGAAAAGATCTTCCGGCTGATCCGTGCACTCGGCCGCTGCATCGTCTTCATCGACGAAGCCGACCAGAGCCTAGGCAAGCGCGATTCCGGCAGCGGCGACAGCGGCCTGTCCGGACGCCTGTACTCGATGATCGCGCAGGAAATGAGCGATGCCTCGAACCGCGGCCGCGTGGTCTGGATCCTCGCGACCTCGCGCCCGGACCTGATCGAAGTCGATCTCAAGCGGCCCGGCCGCATCGACGTCAAGGTGCCGCTGCTGCCGACAACGACGCAGACCGAGAGCGCGGCCTTGTTGAATGCGCTGCTGAAGCGGCTCGACATCGCCATCGACGCCGCCGACATGGCCAAGCTTGAATTGCCGCTGCTGCTCACGCCAGGCGCGGCCGAAGCGCTGTCGGTGAAAGTGTATCGGCGCGTGCGTACCGCCAATGAAACGCCCGCATCGGCACTGGCCGCCTGCCTCGACGGCTACCAGCCGCCGGTCGCTGCGGACGTGCTCGAATTCCAGATGCGGATCGCGATCCGCGAAGCCACCGATACGCAGTTCGTGCCGCCGGCGCTGCGGTCGCTGGCACAAGGCGGCGATGCATGA
- a CDS encoding M14 family metallocarboxypeptidase, with translation MSMTAFYPVGTPGQPWGDAEHSAWLARQTKLRSYADEVVSKIGALRARFDVQSYGEIAYGDERYPLYAVRNRDWNDALPIALVTGGVHGYETSGVHGALKFLDEQAERYAGRINLLVAPCVSPWAYERIHRWNAKAIDPNRSFKEGGLCDEAAALMRLVAPIRDRVLVHIDLHETTDSDESEFRPALAARDGQPYEPGTIPDGFYLVDDAAKPQPVFQSAIIDAVAKVTHIAPADDKGEIIGDKVVAPGVIEYPFKSLGLCAGLTDARYTTTTEVYPDSPRATPEQCNQAQAVAVCAALDFALAA, from the coding sequence ATGTCCATGACCGCCTTCTATCCCGTCGGCACCCCCGGCCAACCCTGGGGCGATGCCGAGCATTCGGCGTGGCTGGCGCGCCAGACGAAGTTGCGCAGCTATGCGGACGAGGTGGTGAGCAAGATCGGTGCGCTGCGCGCGCGCTTTGACGTGCAGTCCTACGGCGAGATCGCGTATGGCGATGAGCGTTATCCTCTGTATGCGGTGCGCAACCGCGACTGGAACGACGCGTTGCCGATCGCGCTCGTCACCGGCGGCGTGCACGGCTACGAGACCAGCGGTGTCCATGGCGCGCTGAAATTCCTCGACGAACAGGCCGAACGGTACGCCGGCCGCATCAACCTGCTGGTGGCGCCTTGCGTCAGCCCGTGGGCGTATGAGCGCATCCACCGCTGGAATGCGAAGGCGATCGACCCGAATCGTTCGTTCAAGGAGGGCGGCTTGTGCGACGAAGCGGCGGCCTTGATGCGACTCGTGGCGCCCATTCGGGATCGTGTCCTGGTGCACATCGACTTGCACGAAACCACCGACAGCGACGAATCCGAGTTCCGTCCGGCGCTGGCGGCGCGTGACGGCCAGCCGTACGAACCCGGCACGATTCCCGATGGCTTCTATCTGGTTGACGATGCCGCAAAGCCGCAACCGGTGTTCCAGAGCGCCATCATCGACGCGGTTGCCAAGGTCACGCATATCGCGCCCGCGGACGACAAGGGCGAGATCATCGGCGACAAGGTCGTGGCGCCCGGCGTCATCGAATACCCGTTCAAGTCGCTCGGCCTCTGTGCCGGCCTGACCGACGCGCGCTACACCACGACCACCGAGGTCTACCCGGACAGCCCGCGCGCCACGCCCGAACAATGCAACCAGGCGCAGGCCGTGGCCGTGTGCGCGGCACTGGATTTCGCGCTCGCGGCATGA